The following coding sequences are from one Nicotiana tomentosiformis chromosome 3, ASM39032v3, whole genome shotgun sequence window:
- the LOC104090862 gene encoding large ribosomal subunit protein uL15x-like → MTTRFKKNRKKRGHVSAGHGRVGKHRKHPGGRGNAGGMHHHRILFDKYHPGYFGKVGMRYFHKLRNKFHCPTINIDNLWSLVPQEVKDKAKSSNATAPFIDVTQYGYFKVLGKGVLPQNQAVVVKAKLISKNAEKKIKEAGGAVVLTA, encoded by the coding sequence ATGACGACGCGATTCAAGAAGAACAGGAAGAAGCGGGGCCACGTCAGCGCCGGACACGGGCGTGTCGGTAAGCACAGGAAGCATCCAGGTGGTCGTGGTAACGCCGGAGGTATGCACCATCACCGTATCCTTTTCGACAAGTACCATCCTGGTTACTTCGGAAAGGTCGGTATGCGTTACTTCCACAAGCTTCGCAACAAGTTCCATTGTCCAACAATCAACATCGACAATCTCTGGTCACTTGTTCCTCAAGAGGTGAAGGACAAGGCTAAGAGCAGCAACGCCACTGCTCCTTTCATTGATGTTACCCAGTACGGTTACTTCAAGGTTTTGGGTAAAGGTGTTTTGCCCCAAAACCAAGCTGTGGTCGTCAAGGCTAAGCTCATTTCAAAGAATGCTGAGAAGAAGATTAAGGAGGCTGGTGGTGCTGTTGTGCTCACTGCTTAG